TCAGATAGATGATTAAATAGCTTAACACAGAGGAGACAGCTCCAACAATTAGTGTGCCTGTTATAAAGGGCAGGAGGATATTGCTTGAAAGGTGGAATAGTGAAGATAATGTGACATTATACCAGTCTATCTCTATCTTTATGCTTCTTCCCAGAATCCTTGCTCCCAGAAGTGTTGAAAAGGTGTAAATGGGAATCAGTGTCCAGGGATTTGTTACATAGGTACCAAGAAGAATCACGAACTTGTTAAGCCTGAAGATAAATGCAATAGCAAGGGATATAAGTGTGTGAAGACCGAGAAGGGGAGAGAGTCCTATAAAGAGCCCTATACTGAAGGTTAAAGCAGTTTTCGAAGGTGGGTCATTAATATAAAAGACAAGTTTTATCTTATCCAGTATCTTCATTAAATATTATTTCCTGAGCTCTTATGAATGTAGCCTTCTGGAATAAGGCTCTTTTCTTGTCCGTTTTTTTTGATTATCCTTATCCCCTCTTCCTCTGTAATTATTCCTATTTGTGTAATTCCTTCTATGGTAACTTTCTCATCTGTGGTGAACAGAAGCTCATAATCCTCGCCACCTGAAAGGGCAAGTTTTAATGGGTCAAGACCAAGTGTCTCTGCGGCAATGAGCAGCTCTTCTGAAAGAGGTATCTTTTCTTCAAAAATAATTGCACCCCTTCTGCTTTCCATACATAATCTCCAGAGGTCAAGGGAAAGACCATCGCTTATATCAATCATGGCATTTATTTTTTTGATTTTGTTATGAAGGGGTTGGGGCTCGGGCATCAGGTGTTTTTTTATAAGAGGTTCTCTTATCTCCTTTTTTATTTCTGCCTTCCTTTTCATTATCTCAAGACCGCAGGCTGCATCACCAAGGGTACCCGTTACGTATACAATATCACCTGGCCTTGCTCCGCTTCTTTGTATTATTCTTGATGCACTTCCTTTAAGCATTGCTGATAAAAATATATATCCAGGTGAGAGGGAAAAATCTCCACCCACAAGGGTTATCCCGTACCTATCTGTACCTTTATGTAAGCCATCAAGAAAATCCTCTACAAAATCTTCTTTAATCCCTTCTGGTAGAGCAAGATTTAGCAGCAGAAACTCGGGTATCCCGCCCATTGCAAATATATCACTCACATTTCTTGATATGAGTTTAAAGCCAAGCTGGGAGGCTGTTATGAAGGAGAGGTCAAAATGAATACCTTCAAGCATCATGTCAGTTGTGTATAGTTCAATCTCAGAGGATGGAAGGACGGCAGCTGTATCATCACCAATGCCTTTGATTATTTTACTTGATTTTTGGGTGAACCTTTTTTTTATAAGCTCTATTATTTTAAGTTCATTCATGCCCTTTTATAAGAATCAATCTGTAACATCATACGGAAATATCCTGGCAAGTGCTATCTCTGATTTCTGACCCGGGATTTCCGACTTCTGTTCTCTCTTTTTTCTTTCAGGGCATGTTCAAGAACCTCATCCATGGTCTCAACGAGGATGAAGTTCATATCCTTCTTAACATATTTCGGAATTTCCTCAAGGTCCTTTTTATTTCTGGCAGGTATTATCACATTCTTAATGCCCATCCTTTTTGCAGCGAGTGCTTTTTCCTTAATGCCACCTATTGGAAGTATCCTTCCCCTGAGTGTTACCTCTCCTGTCATGGCTATATCCCTTCTTACAGGCTTGCCGGTGAGGGCTGATGCAATTGCAGTTGCCATGGTTATCCCTGCAGATGGACCGTCCTTTGGAATAGCTCCAGCAGGTACATGGATATGGATATCCGTTTTTGAGAATAAATCTTCAGGTATGCCAAGTCTTTTTGCCCGTGATTTTACATAACTTAATGCTGCCTGGGCTGATTCTTTCATTACATCTCCAAGCTGTCCGGTAAGTATAAGGCTTCCTTTTCCTTTCATGGTCGTGGCTTCTACGTAAATGATGTCTCCACCACTTTCTGTCCAGGCAAGTCCTGTGGCTACTCCTATGAGATCCCTTTCAACCTCTTCTTCAGGTAGATATTTGGGTACACCAAGATATTTTGAAAGATTCTTTGGTGTTATAAGAAACTTCTGTTTTTTTCCTTCTGCTATCTGCTTTGCAACCTTTCTGAGGATGTTTGCTATCTCCCTTTCAAGATTCCTTACGCCAGCTTCACGGGTATACTCTGTTATGGTCTTCATGATTGCCTGATCGGTTATATTCACATCTTTTTCTGTGAGGCCGTGCTCTTTGAGCTGTCTTGGTATGATAAAGTTCTTAGCAATATGTAGTTTCTCCTCCGCTGTGTAACCACTCAGATAGATGATTTCCATCCTGTCCCTGAGCGGAGCCGGGATTGTATCGACAACGTTGCCTGTTGTAATGAACATTACATTACTGAGGTCAAAGGGTACACCAAGATAGTGATCCACAAAGGCATTATTCTGCTCAGGGTCAAGAACCTCCAGCAGGGCTGAGGCAGGATCTCCCCTGAAGTCAAGGCCAATTTTATCAATTTCATCAAGCATGAAGACAGGATTGTTAGTTCCAGCCTGCTTTATTCCCTGTATGATCCTTCCTGGTAATGCTCCTACATAGGTTCTCCTGTGGCCCCTTATTTCTGCCTCATCCCTTACACCTCCAAGGGACATCCTTACAAACTCTCTTCCAAGAGCCTTTGCAATGGATTTTCCAAGAGAGGTCTTTCCAACACCAGGAGGTCCTATAAAGCATAGAATCGGCCCCTTCATTTTTTTGGTAAGTTTCCTGACACTGAGATATTCAAGTATCCTTTCTTTGACCTTTTCAAGGTCATAATGGTCCTCATTAAGTACCTTTTCAGCAAGTTTTATATCAACATTATCTGTGGTTGATTTTGACCAGGGAAGTTCTGTCAGCCATTCAAGATAGGTTCTCACTGTTGCAGCCTCTGCACTGTCTGGATGCATCTTCTGAAGTCTTTTCAATTGTTTCTCGGCTTCCTTCTGGACCTTTTCTGGCATCTTTGCATCTTCAATCTTTCTTTTGAATTCTTCTATCTCCTCAGCTCTTTCATCCATCTCACCGAGTTCTTTCTGTATTGCCTTGAGCTGTTCTCTCAGGAAATATTCCCTCTGAACCCTGTCTATCTCGGTTCTTGCCTCTGTCTGTATCTTCTGCTGAACTGCAAGGAGCTCTGTTTCTCTTGCCAGTATCTCACTTATCTTCTTCAGTCTCTGTACAGGATCAAGGATCTCAAGGACTTCCTGAGCCTGTTCTGTTTTAAGTCCGAGATTCGATGCAACAAGATCTGCCAGCCTTCCGGGATCATCTATATTTTCTATTATTACCATTACATCTGGAAGTATGGTTTTCCC
This genomic window from Thermodesulfovibrionales bacterium contains:
- a CDS encoding DUF2062 domain-containing protein; this encodes MKILDKIKLVFYINDPPSKTALTFSIGLFIGLSPLLGLHTLISLAIAFIFRLNKFVILLGTYVTNPWTLIPIYTFSTLLGARILGRSIKIEIDWYNVTLSSLFHLSSNILLPFITGTLIVGAVSSVLSYLIIYLILSKSRQKNKHAK
- the thiL gene encoding thiamine-phosphate kinase produces the protein MNELKIIELIKKRFTQKSSKIIKGIGDDTAAVLPSSEIELYTTDMMLEGIHFDLSFITASQLGFKLISRNVSDIFAMGGIPEFLLLNLALPEGIKEDFVEDFLDGLHKGTDRYGITLVGGDFSLSPGYIFLSAMLKGSASRIIQRSGARPGDIVYVTGTLGDAACGLEIMKRKAEIKKEIREPLIKKHLMPEPQPLHNKIKKINAMIDISDGLSLDLWRLCMESRRGAIIFEEKIPLSEELLIAAETLGLDPLKLALSGGEDYELLFTTDEKVTIEGITQIGIITEEEGIRIIKKNGQEKSLIPEGYIHKSSGNNI
- the lon gene encoding endopeptidase La is translated as MTQKEEKEIVIPDTLPVLPVRDIVVFPYMIIPLFVGRDISIKAIDSALNSNRLILLLTQKDLSVETPGPEDLYHTGTVGMIMRMLKLPDGRVKILIQGLSKVRVLNFSQTEPFLMADVEKLVEPRVEEITIEIEALMRSVKELLDKAVSLGKTILPDVMVIIENIDDPGRLADLVASNLGLKTEQAQEVLEILDPVQRLKKISEILARETELLAVQQKIQTEARTEIDRVQREYFLREQLKAIQKELGEMDERAEEIEEFKRKIEDAKMPEKVQKEAEKQLKRLQKMHPDSAEAATVRTYLEWLTELPWSKSTTDNVDIKLAEKVLNEDHYDLEKVKERILEYLSVRKLTKKMKGPILCFIGPPGVGKTSLGKSIAKALGREFVRMSLGGVRDEAEIRGHRRTYVGALPGRIIQGIKQAGTNNPVFMLDEIDKIGLDFRGDPASALLEVLDPEQNNAFVDHYLGVPFDLSNVMFITTGNVVDTIPAPLRDRMEIIYLSGYTAEEKLHIAKNFIIPRQLKEHGLTEKDVNITDQAIMKTITEYTREAGVRNLEREIANILRKVAKQIAEGKKQKFLITPKNLSKYLGVPKYLPEEEVERDLIGVATGLAWTESGGDIIYVEATTMKGKGSLILTGQLGDVMKESAQAALSYVKSRAKRLGIPEDLFSKTDIHIHVPAGAIPKDGPSAGITMATAIASALTGKPVRRDIAMTGEVTLRGRILPIGGIKEKALAAKRMGIKNVIIPARNKKDLEEIPKYVKKDMNFILVETMDEVLEHALKEKRENRSRKSRVRNQR